The Kozakia baliensis genome includes a region encoding these proteins:
- a CDS encoding efflux transporter outer membrane subunit, giving the protein MGKFVKRAASLFLSTCLLSACTVGPKYEPDRMKLPDAFTETPHPATAEEIARTEAEMKEWWGQFNDPLLNRLVALAIKGNYDLLIADQRIIAGRAMREEAASAWYPQLDATAGGGDNRYSVNVDNWPLRPGNPANQPQASVLSYGAKASWEIDVFGRIRREVQASERAIDATIEARRATLVTLLSELANNYMSLRGTQLRLAIAEANVRNAQSEVDLTQRLYLEGVGNTLQTAQALSERDSERATLEPLHTQLSKIAHTVAVLVGDMPGDLEKELEEVPKEADGSVKLPNLPRFPATLPSIVVANRPDIRQAERQYAEDTARIGVAVAQLYPHFSIPLNFNPNASAMYQAFQVNAMSWSFMMLATLPLMHGGRFTSQVVEARAHAEASRLNYRRSVLNGFREVEDAMTAWQDDENYVQQLHKAAIESEQAADRARRLYAAGLTDYLNVLTTQRTMLGAQDREAVARTARLHDAVDLYISMGAGWQGMALRDTSLPIDAAKQSILAKAFSR; this is encoded by the coding sequence ATGGGCAAATTCGTAAAACGCGCGGCTTCGCTTTTTCTAAGCACATGCTTGCTGAGCGCCTGCACCGTCGGGCCGAAATATGAGCCGGACCGGATGAAGTTGCCGGATGCGTTTACCGAAACGCCCCATCCGGCAACGGCGGAGGAAATCGCCCGCACGGAAGCGGAGATGAAAGAGTGGTGGGGCCAGTTCAACGACCCGCTGCTCAATCGCCTCGTCGCGCTCGCCATTAAAGGCAATTACGATCTGTTGATCGCCGATCAACGTATCATCGCTGGTCGCGCCATGCGCGAAGAAGCTGCTTCGGCATGGTATCCGCAGCTCGACGCCACGGCCGGTGGCGGCGATAATCGTTATTCGGTCAATGTCGATAACTGGCCTTTGCGACCCGGCAATCCAGCGAACCAGCCTCAAGCTTCCGTTCTGAGCTATGGCGCGAAAGCAAGCTGGGAAATCGACGTTTTCGGTCGTATCCGCCGTGAAGTGCAGGCTAGCGAACGCGCGATCGACGCCACCATCGAAGCGCGCCGCGCCACGCTCGTCACGCTGCTTTCGGAACTTGCGAACAACTACATGTCCCTGCGCGGAACGCAGTTGCGTCTGGCGATCGCCGAGGCCAACGTGCGGAATGCGCAAAGCGAAGTCGATCTGACGCAACGCCTTTATTTAGAGGGCGTCGGCAATACACTGCAAACCGCGCAGGCGCTGAGCGAGCGTGACAGTGAGCGCGCCACGCTTGAACCGCTTCATACGCAATTGAGCAAGATCGCTCATACCGTTGCGGTGCTGGTCGGCGATATGCCTGGTGATCTAGAAAAAGAACTCGAAGAAGTTCCTAAAGAGGCAGACGGCTCCGTCAAACTGCCGAACCTGCCGCGTTTCCCGGCGACATTGCCTTCGATCGTCGTCGCCAACCGCCCCGATATTCGTCAGGCCGAACGTCAATACGCCGAAGATACTGCGCGTATCGGCGTCGCCGTCGCCCAGCTCTACCCGCATTTCTCAATCCCGCTGAATTTCAACCCGAATGCCTCGGCCATGTACCAGGCGTTTCAGGTGAATGCGATGAGCTGGTCGTTCATGATGTTGGCGACATTGCCCTTGATGCATGGTGGACGTTTCACATCGCAAGTCGTCGAGGCGCGTGCGCATGCCGAGGCAAGCCGACTGAATTATCGCCGTTCGGTTCTCAATGGCTTCCGGGAAGTTGAGGACGCCATGACTGCCTGGCAAGATGATGAGAATTACGTCCAGCAGCTTCATAAAGCGGCCATCGAAAGCGAGCAGGCTGCGGACCGCGCCCGTCGTCTCTATGCGGCCGGCCTGACCGATTACCTGAACGTGCTGACGACGCAACGGACCATGCTCGGCGCCCAGGATCGTGAAGCCGTTGCACGCACGGCGCGCCTGCATGATGCGGTCGATCTTTACATCTCCATGGGAGCGGGTTGGCAGGGCATGGCCCTGCGCGATACCAGCCTGCCGATCGACGCAGCGAAACAAAGCATCCTCGCCAAGGCTTTCTCACGGTGA
- a CDS encoding biotin/lipoyl-binding protein — MLLTRTLIRIVLTLAVLGVAILLGYTLWETYMIAPWTRDGRVRVYVVDAAPEVSGTVVSVPVHDNDFVHRGDPLFVLDPMRFKLAIREAEAHLASVEEDLKLRRNDAKRRMGLNGIVSAEEQEIYNSNVETQEDAVNAAKASLDVAKLNLQRSIVYSPVEGYVTNLNLRVGDYAHAGESRMAVIDSNSYWINGYFEETKMWGVHVGDVARVKLMGYREIIPAHVVSIARGISDQNGVPDKLGLQDVNPIFTWVRLAQRIPVRIHLDRVPPEVILAAGMTCTVTVGNPPRGQRGQLTTWLQNHL, encoded by the coding sequence GTGTTGCTGACTCGTACGCTGATTCGAATCGTCTTGACCCTGGCGGTGCTCGGCGTAGCCATTCTGCTCGGCTATACGCTGTGGGAAACTTATATGATCGCGCCCTGGACGCGTGACGGTCGCGTGCGCGTTTATGTGGTCGATGCGGCTCCTGAAGTTTCGGGCACCGTGGTCAGCGTGCCTGTGCACGATAACGATTTCGTCCATCGTGGCGATCCGCTCTTCGTGCTTGATCCCATGCGCTTCAAACTGGCGATCCGTGAGGCAGAGGCCCATCTGGCCAGCGTCGAGGAAGATTTGAAGCTGCGCCGCAACGATGCGAAACGCCGTATGGGCCTGAACGGGATCGTCTCGGCGGAAGAGCAGGAAATCTACAATTCGAATGTAGAAACGCAAGAAGATGCGGTGAATGCCGCCAAGGCTTCCTTGGATGTCGCCAAGTTGAACTTGCAACGTTCCATCGTTTATTCGCCGGTGGAGGGTTACGTCACGAACCTGAACTTGCGAGTGGGCGATTATGCCCATGCCGGTGAATCCCGCATGGCCGTCATCGACTCCAATAGCTATTGGATCAACGGCTATTTCGAGGAAACGAAGATGTGGGGCGTGCATGTCGGCGATGTCGCGCGCGTCAAACTCATGGGTTATCGCGAAATTATCCCGGCGCATGTCGTCTCGATCGCGCGTGGTATCAGCGATCAGAATGGCGTGCCTGATAAGCTGGGCCTGCAGGATGTAAACCCAATCTTCACCTGGGTCCGTCTGGCGCAGCGTATTCCGGTGCGTATCCATCTTGATCGCGTGCCGCCGGAAGTGATCTTGGCCGCCGGCATGACTTGCACCGTCACTGTCGGCAATCCGCCTCGCGGACAGCGAGGCCAGTTGACGACCTGGCTGCAGAACCACCTCTGA
- a CDS encoding DUF1656 domain-containing protein: MLSEFDIFGVFIAPIAVYAIAAIPVTLLIRFILWRTGAIEWFWHVALFEVALYASVLCLLVLYV; this comes from the coding sequence ATGCTTTCGGAGTTCGATATTTTCGGCGTCTTTATTGCGCCAATCGCCGTCTATGCCATTGCTGCTATTCCCGTAACGTTGCTGATTCGCTTTATCTTATGGCGAACCGGGGCGATCGAATGGTTCTGGCATGTCGCTTTGTTCGAAGTGGCGCTTTACGCCAGCGTTTTGTGCCTTCTGGTTTTGTATGTCTGA
- a CDS encoding phage holin family protein, whose product MKVIDLGQEALQAQGQVMQRMALRIGRRVAYFVVAAIFGLFALVSVHGVMWAFALDVFHFSALGSAFFVLGVDLLFVVIFGLLGLRRVADPVEFEARVRRDRKFIEFKQAIAISTLTGILLGPIGRFTGRRAASGLRNIFMRK is encoded by the coding sequence ATGAAGGTTATTGATCTCGGCCAGGAGGCCCTTCAGGCACAGGGACAGGTGATGCAGCGCATGGCGCTGCGAATCGGTCGCCGCGTTGCCTATTTCGTTGTCGCCGCCATATTCGGGCTGTTCGCGCTTGTCTCCGTTCACGGTGTGATGTGGGCCTTCGCCCTGGACGTCTTTCATTTCAGCGCATTGGGCTCGGCATTTTTCGTTTTAGGTGTCGATCTGCTGTTCGTGGTGATTTTCGGATTGCTTGGACTACGCCGCGTTGCCGATCCGGTGGAATTCGAAGCGCGTGTGCGTCGTGACCGCAAATTCATCGAATTCAAGCAAGCAATCGCCATCTCTACGCTGACAGGTATTCTGCTTGGACCGATCGGGCGGTTTACGGGTCGTCGCGCTGCAAGTGGCCTGCGTAACATCTTCATGCGCAAGTAA
- a CDS encoding ABC transporter ATP-binding protein, which produces MSASQRRPIPRLSLREIKLTNHSSALRLDVASGERLVFFGDAPAELSRLCDVIAGFVAPASGEILLDGRDITSLSPVQRPIGLLSDRDPLFEHLTVRGNIAFPLQARKETAANLAARTNRVLALLGLDAAAEKRVAELTPEQAFRTRLGRLIAYAPSVILLDDPLIGLDAAATRRSDALLATLARALELTIIYATPRRDEALRLGSRIAVFSGAELLQCADAMTLLDRPEDERVAVLFGEANALPGRVLELDDDVARIRLAAGGVVEAMADPELEEDTLCDVCIRPDRIAPLFGMSLAGEEDDPPLMATLQDLTHLGDHVRMRLRLEDGTEIELRRPPMQNLRGVVPGVKVQLAWQAGQAVAFPLRDAL; this is translated from the coding sequence ATGTCCGCTTCGCAGCGACGCCCTATCCCACGTCTTTCACTGCGCGAGATCAAGCTCACAAATCATTCTTCCGCGCTTCGCCTCGATGTCGCAAGCGGCGAACGGCTGGTTTTTTTCGGGGATGCGCCCGCCGAACTCTCGCGACTCTGCGATGTCATTGCAGGCTTCGTCGCACCGGCCAGCGGGGAAATTCTGCTGGATGGGCGCGACATTACCTCTCTCTCCCCCGTGCAACGGCCTATCGGATTGCTCAGCGATCGTGATCCGCTTTTCGAACACCTTACCGTGCGTGGAAATATCGCCTTCCCTTTGCAGGCGCGGAAAGAAACCGCCGCCAACCTCGCTGCGCGCACCAACCGCGTGCTGGCGTTATTGGGTCTGGACGCCGCCGCGGAAAAGCGCGTGGCGGAACTGACGCCCGAACAGGCTTTCCGCACACGCCTAGGGCGACTGATCGCCTACGCGCCATCCGTTATCCTATTGGATGATCCTCTCATCGGCCTGGACGCTGCCGCGACACGCCGAAGCGATGCGCTATTGGCCACGTTGGCGCGCGCGCTGGAACTGACGATCATCTACGCCACGCCGCGCCGCGACGAGGCGCTGCGCCTCGGAAGCCGGATCGCCGTTTTTTCCGGCGCGGAACTGTTGCAATGCGCGGATGCGATGACGCTGCTCGATCGCCCCGAAGATGAGCGCGTCGCGGTGCTGTTCGGCGAGGCCAACGCTCTTCCCGGGCGCGTTTTGGAACTCGATGACGACGTAGCGCGCATTCGCCTCGCGGCTGGCGGCGTGGTCGAAGCGATGGCCGATCCCGAGTTGGAGGAAGATACGTTATGCGATGTCTGTATTCGCCCGGACCGGATCGCGCCACTATTCGGCATGTCGCTTGCTGGTGAGGAAGACGACCCGCCGCTCATGGCGACCTTACAGGACCTTACCCATCTGGGCGATCATGTCCGCATGCGTTTGAGGTTGGAAGACGGGACGGAAATCGAGCTGCGTCGCCCGCCGATGCAGAATCTGCGCGGCGTCGTTCCAGGCGTGAAAGTGCAACTTGCATGGCAGGCGGGTCAGGCAGTGGCATTTCCATTACGGGACGCTCTATAA
- a CDS encoding extracellular solute-binding protein — MSAPAMAHGWLQNTWHNLFGANAASRHSHHGTHHVQHHKPKTPAPPPPVFVVPTGTIAANALSMPDQPFALHEWDGSLITLREHALGAPTNWVAVLMDNTSLHFACRDGLVQMLPTIGDNTSLPAGTSPCGLPGGQSSLVLAWDRSRVGDPAPDWSDFWDVARHPGKRSLRLDPRSTLEIALLADGVAPADVYSVLSTEAGVDRAFRKLDQLRPYIVWWRTPEDATRIMSSGAALMIGTPIDELAALPKPVNFAVQWRQSLRQNLSWAIPHNVPNPSAEHVAIVLRDQAPRHEDTQDGPLPDGSILTINDNFWATHLESLQKRFQDWFSPPP, encoded by the coding sequence ATGAGCGCGCCAGCTATGGCGCATGGCTGGCTCCAGAACACTTGGCATAATCTTTTCGGCGCCAATGCGGCCTCACGACACAGCCATCACGGCACGCATCACGTGCAACATCACAAGCCCAAAACGCCCGCGCCACCGCCACCGGTTTTCGTCGTTCCCACAGGAACTATCGCGGCCAACGCCCTTTCCATGCCGGATCAGCCCTTCGCACTGCACGAATGGGACGGCTCGCTGATCACGCTGCGCGAACACGCGCTCGGCGCGCCCACGAATTGGGTGGCCGTGCTGATGGACAACACATCTCTACATTTCGCCTGCCGCGACGGGCTTGTGCAGATGCTTCCCACCATCGGCGACAATACCTCCCTCCCCGCCGGCACCTCGCCCTGCGGCTTGCCGGGCGGCCAGAGCAGTCTCGTCCTCGCCTGGGATCGCAGCCGAGTGGGCGATCCCGCACCCGATTGGAGCGATTTTTGGGATGTCGCGCGCCATCCGGGCAAGCGTTCCCTGCGGCTGGACCCGCGCTCGACGTTGGAGATCGCCTTGCTCGCCGATGGTGTCGCTCCGGCGGATGTTTATAGCGTTCTTTCGACGGAAGCTGGCGTAGACCGGGCGTTCCGCAAGCTCGATCAGCTTCGGCCTTATATCGTCTGGTGGCGCACACCGGAGGACGCAACCCGGATCATGAGCAGCGGCGCGGCCTTGATGATCGGAACGCCGATCGACGAACTGGCGGCCTTGCCCAAACCCGTGAATTTCGCTGTGCAATGGCGCCAAAGCCTGCGCCAAAATCTGTCCTGGGCCATCCCACACAATGTGCCCAACCCTTCGGCCGAACATGTCGCCATCGTGCTGCGCGACCAAGCGCCGCGTCATGAAGATACGCAGGACGGACCGTTGCCCGATGGCAGCATCCTGACGATCAACGATAATTTTTGGGCGACCCACCTGGAAAGCCTACAAAAACGTTTTCAGGATTGGTTTTCCCCTCCCCCATGA
- a CDS encoding YcgN family cysteine cluster protein, whose protein sequence is MTDDAPFWKRKSLGEMTKEEWESLCDGCGRCCLHKLRDDETDEIHYTNVACRLLDLETCRCSDYMHRFRKVRDCVSLTPALMEEIDWLPPTCGYRLVHEGRDLPEWHPLRSGNEESVHQAHISGQGRIVSERRAGALEDYVADWPGEYPSSLPLPPLIRRHKP, encoded by the coding sequence ATGACCGATGACGCGCCATTTTGGAAACGCAAATCCCTCGGGGAGATGACAAAAGAGGAATGGGAATCGTTATGCGACGGTTGCGGGCGCTGCTGCCTCCATAAGCTTCGCGATGACGAGACCGACGAAATTCATTACACCAACGTTGCCTGCCGTCTGCTGGATCTCGAAACCTGCCGATGCTCCGATTATATGCATCGTTTCCGCAAGGTTCGGGATTGCGTTTCTCTAACGCCCGCTTTGATGGAAGAAATCGACTGGCTGCCGCCGACCTGCGGTTATCGCTTGGTCCATGAAGGGCGGGACTTACCGGAATGGCATCCTTTACGGTCCGGCAATGAGGAAAGCGTTCATCAAGCGCATATTTCCGGCCAGGGCCGCATCGTCAGCGAACGCCGCGCGGGTGCGCTGGAAGATTACGTTGCCGATTGGCCGGGGGAATATCCCTCCAGCTTGCCGCTTCCACCGCTGATCCGGCGCCACAAGCCGTGA